The segment tatatatatatatatatatatatatatatatatatatatatatatatatatatatatatatatatatatatatatatatatatatatatatatatatatatatatatatatatattttgctaGGATTACTGTTATAAGTATTAGTAGTTCTATTATAAATATTTTGAAACAATGTAGTAACAAAAAGAGCTCTCCTGCTCCTGCCATAAATATAGACCACATTGAACGATAGGTTGCTAGGATTACAATTATAAGTATTCACAGgtatattttatattgttttttttacATTTCAGGAGTGAGGTAGATAAACAAATTCTAACATACTGAATGTAATAATAAACAGTATATAAAGTTTAATAACAGTTTAGCTATTTAAAATCTAAAAACATTAAAATTTGTAGCTAAATATTAATTTCTACAACATTAAATTTTCTgactttaatttaaaaaaaaaaagatattataaaataagtaaataaatttgAAGGGACCGTGCAATACGGAAGTGTAAAGTAGAAACTGGTCGGACGGGCACTTTTTTCAACATTCCTTTTCTCTGTCCAGGTGAACGAGAAACCTCCGGTCTTCGGTTGCTGCGTGCTTGCTATTTTCAACTTTCAACTTTCAACTTTCAAGTCAAGTACGAAAAACGAGGCGGAATTTTGTTTCTTTACTTATCAAAAAAACTGATACCGGACACAGATTTTCCGGTGGATCATATGATTTGTACACGATCATAATCACAGATTCAAAAAAGTAAATGAAACGAAATTCAAAATCAGAATTCTTAAATAAACATTGTTATAATCGCCAGATTTAGAGAAATAGTCGGTGAGGCTAAAGTTTATGGTTGATTCGGATTATCAAACACCTAGATCGGTGAATACTTGCTGAGTAAGATAGGAGAATTCAAATCAGAGAAAATAATATACAGACGAAAACACCGATTTTACTGACGTAGTTGTTATATACATAGCCAAACTAAAACCGATAACATTTGATTTTGATAATTTCTTCTAATCAGCATCAAACGATCTCACCTAACCTCACTATTTGCTTGATAACTGATTAGGAAAAAAACTAAAACGAACAAGTATACATAGGCTATTACAGGAAATCACCGGAGAAAAGGTCTTCGAGGTTGTCAGACGCTGATTTGCCGGTTTGTAAAGCTTCGAGGACACGTTCGAAGACGAAGACGTGGATAGGGATATGAAGGACGCCTTTTTGTTCGTAGCCGTATTCTTGAGCAGATTTATTGAGAAAATCGATGAAAATCGGGTGGTTTAGAAGCTCGGCGCTCACCACGAATCGTTCCATCTCTTCTCCGACGTACACCGGGAGGTGACCCTCAGGTACGGTGCCGGAGCGTCGAGGCTTGGCCATACGGAAGGATTGGCTTAGGCGAGGGGTGGTGGGGGAGGGACGAGATTCCGACCGGAGGAGAAAGTAAGGAGATGAGTCGGCGACGCGAGAGAGGCGGCGAATTAACTTTTTCATGGTTTATCCTGTCACTTGATGAGATGAAGGAGCCAAGTATCTCTctgtgtgcttgtgtgtgtgaACAAAAAGTAGGGGACAGAGAAGTTGTGGGCAAATGCCGAGTATAAATATACAGGTGGTAAGGATGCGCGTACAGGTAGGGGTACCTGCCAGGTACAATTGTCACTtcacactttctctctctctcactatctCACACaaacaaactatatatatatatatatatatatatatatatatatatatatatatatatatatatatatatataattaaattagaatACCTAAAAGTTTATGATCAATCATTTTATAAGGGTAtattaataactttatataaatattaattaatgatttttctaaaatctagggataatgattttaattacctaacaaaattaatatttccttttagttaatgaaatatatataaatgtttttttatgatttttcccAAAAAATATTTATGACGGCTTCAAAAAAATtacctaaaaaaattaatatttcctttttaatttaaatctgaaaagaaaatcttaaaaaaatattattttctactATTTcacgtttttgtttttaaaaaaaaaataatagaaatctAATCCCAAATCAATACACTTCCAATCAAAAATGAAAACACATCAAATTAGAAATAATTCAAtgcatttttcataaattgaaaataaaaaataatgtaaaaattatcattttttcataaaatgaatacctctaattataaataaatacacTCATTCGAATGAATACACtactattcataaataaatacaatcatTCACACACAAATACATTGTAATTCACAATTGAATACActgttatttataaattaatacacattttatcataaatgaatacacgtgctatttataaataaatacaatcattcacacataactacaatgttattcataaatgaatacacgtgttattcataaataaatacaaccatTCACAAATAAATACAACCATTCACGCATCCCCTTCAAGAAATTATTACCAAAAAATTCGAAAATtaggattttttttctttctttgtcTCTGTTCTTCAGAAATTTTTCCAGTTGGTCCTCCCATTGCAACCATTCTACCTCCTGAACACTCAAGCAAAGATTAATACAAAGAAATCAAATTATATATCATCCAGTAAACCAAATCACTAAATATACACACCAATTGGCTAACACAACCTTTTCATTTTGCCTTTTTACAAgtatttgtaatttattttcaAACATGTATCTATAGAAGCTACAAGAAAtcaagggtgattttgtcatttgttATTATTTGTATTCTACAGATTTACAAAGGAATTTTATTCGATTCCATTCCCTACCAATCAGATCTCAATTCGATTCTCATTTCTTCCAAAACTAAATATTTCAAATTTGGTTATCCACATGTTAAATATTAATGGTCGAGGGGTATAATCgtcataaaaaataaatattaacaatTGTTTTTGTTACAGACACACGTGATGCTACCTGAGTACTTAATGCAAAAGCCTACAGTCGATGAAGCCATAGACGCATTAAAGAAAGGCGGTGTCCCTGAAGACGAAATGGCCGCTTTAGAAAGACAGTTGGCACCTGCCGCCCCCaaaacctccaccaccaccatggATTCCAGCAACCAGAAGCTTGGATTTGTGAGTGGCGGTGTACAGTCGTCGGAAACCGCCTCTGGAATCCAAAACCAGGAAGAGATTGAGCTTCCATAgagtgatgatgaagaagaagaagaagatgatgatgatgatgatgatgatgatgatgatgatgatgatgggaaGGTTGAGATCTCACAGAAAGATGTTCCGGAAGCTGTTTTTGGAGGACTTGTGAGAAaaagagatgaagaagaagaagaagaagaacaagtgAAAAAAGATAATGAAAATGGTGATGCTGGTAGTCGGCAGTGGAGATATGAGAGGGAAGAGGCAGACGTTTTTTTTAGTCCTGGCTTCCATCGATGAGGGTTTAAaggaaacgagagagagagagtgagagagagagagtgatttTAGGAGTtgataaaaataagataaaacctAATGACTATAGTACACTTTTAGGTAATTAGGAAGTTACAGTTTAATCCTATAACTTTCAGAATTTATATAAATGGCCCGGTAATATTAacctttgattttaaaatttAGAAGGCTTAGATctgttctcacgttctcaaccttttaggtgttctcatttgatcctactcatatatatatatatatatatatatatatatatatatatatatatatattataatgtggatggataactattgtgtggacgtgtgtaatgctattttatgaaaattactaagagaatatgttgtttagtaatgtgaatacgttcaatctcacagaactattgttattttaatggattctcacaaattctaattcatttttgttctcattcattgttatttatttaatttaattattaaagatgtcaatccacatttgaacttagctctctctctctctctctctctctatatatatatatatatatatatatatatatatatatatatatatatagatatatatatatatatatatatatatatatatatatatatacacacacacacacacatgagggttcaattgagaaaaaaaaaggttgagaatgagtATAACAttcggaattccaggtattatatttattcattttatttcaagttttgtggaagaactcgacgagttggtgcgtagactcgccgagtagagacgcgaatcattatccaggtggatggctggactcggcgagtcaccccgaggactcggcgagtccatgccgtttaatgaaaccctaattcctcgggtttggggcctatttaaggggccttatggccgtcatttgcggctaccagaccccatagagaaaccctaagtgagctagagcgattgtgagaggaaatgagccatttcttgatcatttgttagTATTTGTGCAAATTAAAGAGGACCAAGgcaagagggtgctaatccagtgattccagggttcagagacttcatttttgaggtattcattcgacccttcttcagtttatggtgtaattcctAGAGTTAGGGATTTTTAGCCCCGTTAGAGGATGGTTTTATTGAGCAATTGGTCCCTTTTCATGTTATTGCTATAGatttggacccaaagaggtccagagacccttttcccttgagctttatgagtgttaatgggggttattgatgggttttggtcataagacatcctatgtgctcatacaaaccctaatgcttggatctaggtttctctattgtacatgctttgaatccaagactataaaccctaattctaacatatggaaatcaatattaacatataattaggtttatgatattaccttgattgttatgtagtaataacaatcccaattcctccttgaattgactttggaaggcttagagtcacaagtgtcactcctctaatggcttacaaacaccataagcaagtggagaaggtataaagagagaggagggaggtaggaattcgtccttaggacttcttgggaaggcttggacgaattcatgagccttagggggtttatataggtgtaaatattagggttttagtccttatacttatctagttgcttgcccaccaagcaaccataagataagtcttagaaacccttatcctagtcgaattctaaggcattatcaccataaattcgttcaccctatatataagataatccttaccttattttgtaactatcacataattacaatttagcccctctagtttaattaattacacttgatcacaaaattaattcttaattaattattgaccaatattaattaaacaaatatgatttctcctttaatatattatccttataacatattaataaatcataataacctctctctctatttatttctccaatcaagttgctttggtgaaggcaactcaaaaggaccatgcaccatcgggtcaagtacataccaaaatagttatggacttagacactaatccaacagtctcccacttggataagtctaacaactattctgcgtataacttcggatcccgatctgcaatcgtagctttccaaagccgctgtcaactctgatcatatcaaatacgcgtgtccttagataagggatcatatattcctccattctagatatcatatgagacatgatttcaaatcattctctttgtactacttctcgatttctgatttatgacaacagactaattgaacaaatcaaattagccctagcccggcggagcatttacgtttgtcatcactaaaccatcgaggggcccaaagatatcacttttatcctactttgaataaaaggaacggataaactttgatacaatgcttgcttgcacttactaaccaaatcacacacaacaatatgttttataacaccaagttactagtgcgtttacatattatcaatgtgcaaccgattcgcaagatacaactcatacatctcggtttcaagaatataagatgttatcgtctcaccaatcactcgtgatacaatccatggagtgatccaagtgagcgtgggtttaatccaatgctcaaatcatattcataagcactcatgaatgttgcagcaaacatttgcttatgtctaatactcttttagacaatccacacaccaattcatgacagccttcattcatatctacttccaacatatgaacgactgtggctcgtttgaataattcgattatccttaataaactcaattattctggaagtcaaaacatgcaaatgtgaaacacaagaataatactaatctcatatggcctcaatcctttgagcataaataaaacacattttatttatcaccatattgattactcattatttgtcgtttcgggtaatcaacttcttacttgaattattacacttgtcccatgctcctagcatgcacacaatgtttacctatggttctttctttgtgaaatagatcacattgaacacatttccaatcattctcatttcacaactccaaatcctttttccataagttaaagaatatcaaattcttgctacttatagaatatgctagattctaacattctatgcaacgatccttttgtaatgtcactgcactaaagtcgataagactattgccaatgatattacaaagtcttctatcggagattgttacaagacaattccttagatatgatgtctctcactcaaagtacattcctttgaacatccttttgtataaaagtttctaatctagtcattgatttttaatattcaattcccaatatggacacacttccatattttccatatgacaactcattcttaatagaatcttatctattcataataaagtcgatatggtccatccaatatggaaacatttccataattttcaatactatacttccaactactcacaagcgaccaatcctcgtcgaactttggattgtcctttgatagttgtttaattattttagtcagaaccggttctagtcctttttccctctaaatgtgctagtcatttggaaaactttagaatggtcaaacattaaagcatttgcaatcgatcctatacccgaagcgtatgggacacgacgcataatgttttatttgctatgttctcgaaattcgaattgtgaagagggatgccgtaatcataatcgaaattttaagaacacactttgtacctttgactaaattttattaacatttctcaacctaaacctttagatttgaaatgaagcataatattctctcccttaattatagcaaaacaactcttcaactattgcgactttgcaaagtatgactcttgttttctataattaatattgctaaccttgcaataatttccttaataatcatacaatcataacttttatgctcccactatcttgatgattattataaaacataacacttatgctcccactagcttcaacatgtattcataaacatcttaactttcagaaaaacaatgcttattgaatttcttaagttcatgtttctaatacttagtgctttgataatcttttatcaaggtttcttgaacttatacacatttgccttcgatagttcatatgtgtgtctaaacaattaagactaattgccaaacctcacaattcaaattatggaaagggatgccgtaaccataattgaattcgagaatgcaattttacaatcactatcttcttaaaatctttcttagtgaaagcatttcctcacaatcattttcatgaaggaagaaatcttatgacacttagatttgagcggtgtatgtgttcctatccatgtgaatttgttaaaaccaaagtttacgacaaattcaaactcatatggacagaacctttcttaatcttgatttctttccttatggtagcacagctgcccaccatgtcttccaagtagttaagcagctcaccctttcctatcaatgtacctttcattgattaaggtgctttgccttttatgcattcaaaatgagaactcatagaactcacatgcataattaactcgattggattggcacataatcaaaataatgtcaacacgataggttgtaaacctcaactcgtgtgctagtgatgatcgataaggtttatttgatttgttcttgaaacctttcaagaccattaagactcccactgactc is part of the Lactuca sativa cultivar Salinas chromosome 7, Lsat_Salinas_v11, whole genome shotgun sequence genome and harbors:
- the LOC111884973 gene encoding auxin-responsive protein SAUR71 translates to MKKLIRRLSRVADSSPYFLLRSESRPSPTTPRLSQSFRMAKPRRSGTVPEGHLPVYVGEEMERFVVSAELLNHPIFIDFLNKSAQEYGYEQKGVLHIPIHVFVFERVLEALQTGKSASDNLEDLFSGDFL